A DNA window from Abditibacteriota bacterium contains the following coding sequences:
- a CDS encoding amidohydrolase family protein — protein MKIIDINCQIGAIPVLGNQFSAENLLGSMQRNNVIAAVISSTLSDTVDFVAGNRLVFQTVEKYQGKANLFGAVTVNTAFPDESSEEMRRYLFNERMVAIKIVTGNLKSKLLKSTCEVILNSQRRYAAPVLIHARDARDVEVIEGLAQTFKNMRFIILGMGEDDWKHAVLAAVSNTNISLELSGKISSDKIDYTLKSLGSHRLFYGSSLPYADGSLFKAFVENSSLDEGEKADIFYNNGKRLLDNRL, from the coding sequence ATGAAGATCATCGATATCAACTGCCAGATAGGCGCCATTCCCGTGCTGGGCAATCAGTTCTCGGCAGAAAATCTGCTGGGGAGCATGCAGAGAAACAACGTGATAGCCGCGGTCATATCCTCCACCCTGTCGGACACGGTGGACTTCGTGGCGGGGAACCGGCTGGTCTTTCAGACCGTGGAAAAATATCAGGGCAAGGCTAATCTGTTCGGCGCTGTGACCGTGAACACGGCCTTTCCCGACGAAAGCAGCGAGGAGATGCGCAGGTATCTCTTCAACGAGCGCATGGTGGCTATCAAGATAGTCACCGGCAATCTGAAGAGCAAGCTCCTCAAGAGCACCTGCGAGGTGATCCTCAATTCCCAGAGGCGCTACGCCGCCCCGGTGCTCATCCACGCCAGGGACGCCAGAGACGTGGAGGTCATAGAGGGCCTGGCCCAGACCTTCAAAAACATGCGGTTCATCATACTGGGCATGGGTGAGGACGACTGGAAGCACGCGGTGCTGGCGGCAGTCTCCAACACCAATATCAGCCTGGAGCTGTCGGGCAAGATCAGCAGCGACAAGATAGACTACACCCTGAAGAGCCTGGGCTCCCACCGGCTGTTTTACGGCAGCAGTCTGCCCTACGCCGACGGCTCCCTATTCAAGGCCTTTGTGGAGAACTCCTCTCTGGACGAAGGGGAAAAGGCCGACATCTTCTACAACAACGGAAAAAGGCTGCTGGACAACAGATTATGA
- a CDS encoding amidohydrolase family protein yields MKIIDINTVYGPYTGATAGNGSAELEQRLEEGGAEKAVTLCSYGIYYSYRDGNARTLKACSDSQRLLPAATVDPRGFFGQKELLPKLKEAGFRLLRFFPDLQEWDAEHLVFEELLSLNAQVRLPVMISVTGPGQITRVFRAASRLDYPVILQGVDHLHLAEAISAVRQSAAFMVETSGLSMPATLELLHGSVGADRILFGSGACERSVSIARDFVLAAHIPDGDKEKIFYTNSASLLGVNS; encoded by the coding sequence ATGAAGATCATAGACATCAACACGGTTTACGGACCCTATACCGGCGCCACTGCCGGCAACGGCAGCGCTGAGCTGGAGCAGAGGCTGGAGGAGGGAGGCGCCGAAAAGGCGGTGACCCTGTGCAGCTACGGCATATATTACAGCTACAGGGACGGCAATGCCCGCACCCTGAAGGCCTGCTCCGACTCGCAGCGGCTGCTGCCTGCGGCCACGGTGGACCCCAGAGGCTTTTTTGGCCAAAAGGAGCTGCTGCCCAAGCTGAAGGAGGCGGGCTTCAGGCTGCTGAGGTTTTTCCCGGACCTGCAGGAATGGGACGCCGAGCACCTGGTGTTTGAGGAGCTGCTGTCTCTGAATGCTCAGGTCCGGCTGCCGGTGATGATCTCCGTCACCGGTCCCGGACAGATCACCAGAGTGTTCCGGGCAGCCTCCCGGCTGGACTATCCCGTGATACTGCAGGGGGTGGACCATCTGCATCTGGCGGAGGCCATATCCGCCGTGAGACAGTCCGCCGCCTTTATGGTGGAGACCAGCGGGCTCAGCATGCCGGCCACTCTGGAGCTGCTCCACGGCAGCGTGGGGGCGGACCGGATACTCTTCGGCTCCGGCGCCTGCGAGAGGTCTGTGAGCATAGCCAGGGATTTTGTGCTGGCGGCCCATATCCCCGACGGGGACAAGGAAAAGATATTCTACACTAACAGCGCCTCTTTGTTAGGAGTCAATTCATGA
- the lptB gene encoding LPS export ABC transporter ATP-binding protein, which translates to MKLYASELVKQYKGRRVVNKVSFEAETGEIVGLLGPNGAGKTTSFYMVTGLIRPDGGHVYLDDREITGLPMYKRARLGMGYLAQEASVFRNISVEDNIRLVLEHQKLSRAEQREILERLLSEFSLEKVRKRLGRVLSGGERRRVEIARSLATGPSFILLDEPFTGVDPISINDIQELVRGLKDKGIGIIITDHNVRETLAICDRAYIMGDGIIRTAGSAADLPNDPVARKYYLGENFEM; encoded by the coding sequence ATGAAGCTCTATGCCTCCGAGCTGGTCAAGCAATACAAGGGACGCCGGGTGGTCAACAAGGTGTCCTTTGAGGCAGAGACCGGCGAGATAGTGGGCCTGCTGGGGCCCAACGGCGCCGGCAAGACCACCTCCTTTTACATGGTCACCGGCCTCATCAGGCCGGACGGCGGCCACGTGTATCTGGACGACAGGGAGATCACCGGTCTGCCCATGTACAAGAGGGCCCGGCTGGGAATGGGCTATCTGGCTCAGGAAGCCTCCGTGTTCAGAAATATATCCGTGGAGGACAACATACGCCTGGTGCTGGAGCACCAGAAGCTGAGCCGCGCCGAGCAGCGGGAGATACTGGAGCGCCTCCTGTCGGAGTTCAGTCTGGAAAAGGTCCGCAAAAGGCTGGGGCGGGTGCTCTCCGGCGGCGAGCGCCGCAGGGTGGAGATAGCCAGGAGCCTGGCCACGGGCCCCTCTTTCATACTGCTGGACGAGCCCTTTACGGGGGTGGACCCCATATCCATCAATGACATACAGGAGCTGGTGAGAGGCCTGAAGGACAAGGGGATAGGCATCATCATCACCGACCACAACGTCCGCGAGACCCTGGCCATATGCGACAGAGCCTACATCATGGGAGACGGCATCATACGCACCGCCGGCTCCGCTGCGGATCTGCCCAACGACCCGGTGGCCCGGAAGTATTATCTGGGCGAAAACTTTGAGATGTGA